The following proteins are co-located in the Dyadobacter chenwenxiniae genome:
- a CDS encoding ATP-binding protein yields MINKLSILGFRGFGDEQFLELAVPNTEPGSGLTVLVGPNNSGKSSIIECLKAISSRGHASPSFTEGKRNKAAGDIVSMAVYDDGGGKLTLKTAEQGGSETFFHEEGIKRANFFAFVLSSRRAFNPYFNKNSSDRNAFFANEQVSAQRGVSRDLFQYRLFHILQNNRDAFNDVLSKIIDPVPNWTIDQSDSGNYYV; encoded by the coding sequence ATGATTAACAAACTTTCAATTTTAGGATTTAGAGGCTTTGGAGATGAGCAATTTTTGGAGCTTGCCGTTCCAAATACAGAACCTGGAAGCGGCCTAACTGTGCTTGTTGGACCGAATAATTCTGGCAAATCATCAATTATTGAATGTCTAAAGGCAATATCTTCGAGAGGCCATGCAAGTCCAAGCTTTACCGAAGGGAAAAGGAATAAAGCGGCAGGTGATATTGTTTCAATGGCAGTTTATGATGACGGGGGCGGAAAACTGACATTGAAGACCGCAGAACAGGGAGGCAGCGAGACGTTTTTTCATGAGGAAGGTATTAAGAGGGCAAATTTTTTTGCATTTGTTCTTTCCTCCAGAAGGGCATTCAATCCTTATTTTAATAAGAATTCTTCTGACAGAAACGCTTTCTTTGCTAATGAACAAGTTTCAGCTCAAAGAGGGGTTTCGCGCGATCTCTTCCAGTATCGTCTATTCCACATATTACAAAATAATCGTGATGCATTCAATGACGTTCTAAGCAAAATAATAGATCCGGTACCAAATTGGACGATCGATCAATCAGATTCCGGAAATTATTATGTCTAA
- a CDS encoding GNAT family N-acetyltransferase — translation MPSFSIKHATVGDIPAIIAIQEKTWEPTYGDILTKEQIDFMFEKIYSHESLLRQFTVEQHSFLILLNNEEPEGFASVSREGPEKFKLQKIYVLPSTQGTGAGKFLLSETENFVKSAGGKKLILNVNRYNKAKGFYEKNGFAVTGEEDIPIGPYWMNDYILEKQLN, via the coding sequence ATGCCCTCATTCTCAATAAAACATGCAACGGTTGGCGACATCCCGGCCATCATCGCAATCCAGGAAAAAACCTGGGAACCTACTTATGGTGATATACTTACGAAAGAGCAAATTGACTTTATGTTTGAAAAAATATATTCTCACGAGTCCCTCCTGCGACAGTTTACCGTTGAGCAGCATTCCTTCCTGATCCTGCTGAACAACGAAGAGCCCGAAGGATTTGCATCCGTATCCCGGGAAGGGCCGGAAAAGTTTAAGTTACAGAAAATATACGTACTTCCTTCAACTCAGGGGACGGGGGCGGGGAAATTTCTGCTTAGCGAAACTGAAAATTTTGTAAAATCGGCCGGGGGCAAAAAACTCATTTTAAATGTGAACCGATACAACAAAGCAAAGGGTTTTTATGAAAAAAACGGCTTTGCAGTGACCGGCGAAGAGGACATTCCGATAGGTCCTTACTGGATGAACGATTATATTCTGGAAAAGCAACTGAACTGA
- the folE gene encoding GTP cyclohydrolase I FolE, translating to MKQNGTSSNIQSTETVEVEEIGNNHLFSSIETPMRKDAFAMDDDLKMELIEKHFRHIMEIMGLDLADDSLKGTPKRVAKMFITEVFSGLDPKNKPAVTLFENKYKYDQMLVEKDISVFSNCEHHFVPIYGKAHVAYLSSGKVIGLSKLNRIVEYFAKRPQVQERLTVQIANELKQALQTEDVAVVIDAQHMCVQSRGIRDSGSSTVTAFYGGKFQEEITKKEFLSYLGM from the coding sequence ATGAAACAGAACGGAACTTCGTCGAATATCCAGTCGACTGAAACGGTTGAGGTTGAGGAAATTGGCAACAATCATTTATTTTCATCGATCGAGACGCCCATGCGCAAAGATGCTTTCGCCATGGATGACGATCTTAAAATGGAGCTGATTGAAAAGCATTTCCGCCACATTATGGAAATCATGGGTCTGGACCTGGCCGATGACAGCTTGAAAGGCACACCAAAACGTGTCGCTAAGATGTTCATCACGGAGGTTTTCAGCGGCCTTGATCCCAAAAACAAACCAGCGGTCACGCTTTTTGAAAATAAATACAAATACGACCAGATGCTGGTCGAAAAAGATATTTCGGTTTTCTCCAATTGTGAGCACCATTTTGTGCCTATTTATGGAAAAGCCCACGTCGCGTACCTTTCGAGCGGCAAAGTGATCGGCTTGTCCAAACTGAACCGGATCGTAGAATACTTCGCAAAACGTCCGCAAGTCCAGGAGAGGCTAACCGTGCAGATCGCTAACGAATTGAAACAGGCATTACAAACCGAAGACGTAGCAGTTGTAATCGATGCGCAGCATATGTGTGTGCAGTCGAGAGGAATACGCGATTCGGGCAGTTCTACCGTGACGGCGTTTTATGGCGGGAAGTTTCAGGAGGAGATTACTAAAAAGGAGTTTTTGAGTTATTTGGGGATGTGA
- a CDS encoding LysE family translocator codes for MLESLLYGTLTGIALCLTFGTVFFSLVQNSVDNGYKTGVKIAFGVLVCDIIFVFFAIYGTALLPDIPDFKKWMAGAGVVFLIALGLTNIIKGQPQIAYPKTSLGNLLYYFTTGFLLNGLNPVNFISWVTIASYLRTNLHYNYHQVLMFFGASVVVVFFVECGIAIFAHRLKRVFTPKVVTIFNKVTGVVFILIACQIAYVNFLS; via the coding sequence ATGCTGGAATCGCTTTTGTATGGCACGCTTACGGGAATAGCATTATGCCTCACTTTTGGGACGGTGTTTTTTTCATTGGTGCAAAACAGCGTTGACAATGGTTACAAAACAGGCGTAAAAATCGCTTTCGGCGTGTTGGTGTGCGATATTATCTTCGTTTTCTTCGCCATTTACGGAACCGCATTACTGCCCGACATTCCCGATTTTAAAAAGTGGATGGCCGGCGCGGGCGTCGTTTTCCTCATCGCGCTCGGCCTGACAAACATCATCAAAGGACAGCCGCAGATTGCGTATCCCAAAACGAGCCTCGGAAACCTGCTTTATTATTTCACAACCGGTTTTTTGCTGAATGGCCTTAATCCCGTGAATTTCATCAGCTGGGTAACAATTGCTTCTTATCTCCGCACCAATCTGCATTATAATTATCATCAGGTGCTGATGTTTTTCGGAGCGAGTGTGGTGGTTGTGTTTTTCGTAGAATGTGGCATTGCAATATTTGCACACAGGTTAAAACGCGTTTTTACACCAAAAGTGGTCACGATATTTAATAAAGTGACAGGCGTCGTTTTTATCCTGATCGCCTGCCAGATCGCATATGTCAATTTCCTGAGTTAA
- a CDS encoding DUF5675 family protein, whose amino-acid sequence MSLAQIAAKKIYKETVIPTGRYKVIIVYSNRFNRMLRRLVGVLGFGRILIHPGNFIRNIEGCLLPGLTNWIQDKEYCVESSVTAHDRLASKILAAEKKGEEIWITIKTDYKSATV is encoded by the coding sequence ATGAGCTTGGCGCAAATCGCTGCTAAAAAGATCTATAAGGAAACAGTGATTCCGACCGGCCGGTATAAAGTCATTATTGTCTATTCAAACAGGTTCAACCGGATGTTGCGGCGCCTGGTGGGCGTACTTGGATTCGGCAGGATCCTAATTCATCCAGGAAATTTCATTCGAAATATAGAAGGCTGTTTGCTGCCTGGTTTGACAAACTGGATCCAGGATAAGGAATACTGTGTCGAATCCAGTGTGACCGCGCATGATCGGCTTGCTAGCAAAATCCTGGCAGCTGAGAAAAAAGGTGAAGAAATCTGGATCACTATCAAAACCGATTACAAGTCGGCAACGGTATAG
- a CDS encoding glycoside hydrolase family 43 protein, translating into MIAFNNTAYLYTGHDEPRADVDDYVMNNWLCFSSTDLKTWIEHPVPLSAKDFKWAKGDAYASKVIHFNDKFYWFVSVSHGSVPGKAIAVAVSRHPTEPFEDALGHALVTHDMLPKAETDKANLDPSVLIDDDGTAHMYWGNTLCYYARLNSNLTAIDGEIRITELPGFFEGAHIHKHGDWYYLSYGHELPEKVAYAMSRNAAGPWEFKGILNEAADNCETNRPATLDFRGKSYFFYHNGALPNGGSHRRSVCIDYLHYNADGTMKQVVMTSDGVEKLSNS; encoded by the coding sequence GTGATCGCCTTCAACAACACCGCTTACCTGTACACCGGACACGACGAACCTCGGGCTGATGTGGACGATTATGTAATGAATAACTGGCTTTGTTTTTCCTCAACGGACCTCAAAACATGGATCGAACATCCGGTTCCTTTAAGTGCGAAGGATTTCAAATGGGCCAAGGGTGATGCCTATGCTTCGAAAGTGATTCATTTCAATGATAAATTTTACTGGTTTGTGTCCGTCAGCCATGGTTCGGTTCCCGGCAAAGCCATCGCAGTTGCCGTTTCCAGGCATCCGACCGAGCCATTTGAGGATGCATTGGGTCACGCGCTGGTTACCCATGATATGCTTCCAAAAGCAGAAACCGATAAAGCAAACCTGGACCCGTCCGTCCTCATCGACGATGACGGCACGGCGCATATGTATTGGGGAAACACCCTCTGCTACTACGCACGGCTGAACAGCAACCTGACCGCCATTGATGGGGAGATCCGAATTACAGAGCTTCCCGGCTTTTTCGAAGGTGCACACATTCATAAGCATGGCGATTGGTATTATCTGTCTTACGGCCACGAACTTCCCGAAAAAGTGGCTTATGCAATGAGCAGAAATGCCGCAGGCCCCTGGGAATTCAAGGGTATACTCAATGAGGCGGCTGACAATTGTGAGACCAACCGGCCGGCGACATTGGATTTCAGGGGCAAGTCATACTTTTTCTATCACAATGGCGCATTACCAAACGGTGGAAGTCACCGGCGTTCTGTTTGCATAGACTATCTGCATTATAACGCGGACGGCACAATGAAGCAGGTTGTCATGACTTCGGACGGAGTTGAAAAGTTAAGCAATTCGTAA
- a CDS encoding NUDIX domain-containing protein produces MRVITTENNWKTLSTETVYENAWLELSHRDVINPSGNKGIYGLVKFKNQAIGVIPLDAEGNIYLVGQYRYAIEEYSWEIPEGGGALNADPLDAAKRELKEETGLVAEKWTKLARIHTSNSATNEEGFLFIAEQLTQQDAEPEDTEDLQVRKVTLQEAVDMCMRSEITDSLSVCAILMTARLKGI; encoded by the coding sequence ATGCGGGTTATAACCACAGAAAATAATTGGAAAACACTTTCAACCGAAACTGTCTACGAAAATGCATGGCTCGAACTGAGCCATCGCGATGTGATCAACCCGTCGGGAAATAAAGGCATTTATGGGCTGGTTAAGTTTAAGAATCAGGCCATCGGCGTCATTCCTCTGGATGCAGAGGGCAACATTTATCTGGTAGGCCAATACCGCTATGCAATTGAGGAATATTCCTGGGAAATCCCCGAAGGCGGCGGGGCGTTGAATGCAGATCCGCTGGACGCTGCAAAGCGTGAATTGAAAGAGGAAACGGGTTTAGTGGCTGAAAAATGGACCAAACTCGCTCGCATTCACACTTCCAATTCTGCTACTAATGAAGAAGGTTTCTTATTCATCGCCGAGCAACTCACCCAGCAGGACGCGGAACCCGAGGATACGGAAGATCTGCAAGTGCGAAAAGTAACATTGCAGGAAGCCGTTGATATGTGCATGCGTTCCGAAATCACAGATTCGCTATCCGTATGCGCCATCTTAATGACTGCCAGACTGAAGGGAATCTGA
- a CDS encoding Gfo/Idh/MocA family protein has translation MNRRDFIQKATMVGPALGMMPSLYSNEAKMADKVRLGFIGVGLRGRSHLEQALFRQDVEVNAICDIDPAAINISLEQIKKSGRKAPAVYSKGEEDFLNLVKRDDLDGILIATPWQWHVPMTLAAMKAGKYAAVEVSATVTLQDSWDLVDTFEKTGSHCMILENVCYRRDVMAILKMVREGMFGEMTYAHCGYQHDLRSVKLNDGKSNGGVGVEFGEKGFSEAKWRTQHSVDRNGDIYPTHGLGPVAHWLDINRGNRFSYLTSTATKSRGLHKYIVDHGGKDHPNAKVNFKLGDIVTTVIQCHNGENIVLVHDTNSPRPYSLAFRAQGTNGIWMNDGHSIYIEGVSPKEHTAEPDKAYLDKNDHPLWAKYAKDAESAGHGGIDYFVLRGFIESIKRKTAPPIDVYDAATWSAISPLSELSIAKGSAPIEIPDFTRGKWKTNKRIFGLNDEY, from the coding sequence ATGAATAGACGCGATTTTATTCAAAAAGCCACAATGGTCGGCCCGGCCTTAGGAATGATGCCGTCTTTGTATTCCAACGAGGCAAAAATGGCTGATAAAGTGCGGCTTGGCTTCATCGGCGTAGGCCTCCGGGGCCGCAGCCATCTGGAACAAGCGCTTTTCAGGCAGGATGTGGAGGTGAACGCAATCTGTGACATTGATCCGGCTGCCATCAATATTTCTCTTGAACAAATAAAAAAGTCAGGAAGGAAAGCGCCAGCGGTTTATTCCAAAGGCGAAGAAGATTTTCTTAATCTCGTAAAGCGCGATGATCTGGACGGCATATTGATCGCAACGCCCTGGCAGTGGCACGTGCCTATGACTTTGGCGGCGATGAAAGCCGGAAAATATGCGGCCGTGGAAGTTTCGGCCACCGTTACTCTGCAGGATTCATGGGATCTGGTTGATACTTTTGAGAAAACCGGATCGCATTGCATGATCCTGGAAAACGTTTGTTACCGCCGGGATGTCATGGCCATTTTGAAGATGGTGCGTGAAGGAATGTTCGGCGAAATGACCTATGCACATTGCGGTTACCAGCACGATTTGCGATCGGTGAAGTTAAATGACGGGAAAAGCAACGGTGGTGTCGGCGTTGAATTTGGTGAAAAAGGATTTTCGGAAGCCAAATGGCGCACCCAACATTCCGTTGACCGCAATGGAGACATTTATCCAACACACGGCCTGGGCCCCGTTGCCCATTGGCTCGACATTAATCGCGGCAACCGCTTCTCTTACCTGACTTCAACGGCCACAAAATCGAGGGGATTGCATAAATATATCGTCGATCACGGCGGTAAGGATCACCCGAATGCGAAGGTGAATTTCAAGCTCGGTGACATTGTAACGACAGTGATCCAATGTCATAATGGAGAAAACATCGTGCTTGTTCATGACACCAACTCGCCACGCCCCTACTCGCTCGCTTTCCGTGCACAGGGAACCAACGGCATCTGGATGAACGACGGACACAGCATATATATAGAAGGCGTTTCTCCAAAAGAACATACTGCCGAACCCGATAAGGCCTATCTCGACAAAAACGACCATCCACTATGGGCAAAATATGCGAAGGACGCAGAAAGTGCCGGACATGGCGGCATCGATTATTTTGTATTAAGAGGTTTTATTGAATCTATCAAAAGAAAAACGGCTCCGCCGATTGACGTGTACGACGCGGCAACTTGGAGCGCAATCAGCCCGCTATCCGAATTGTCCATAGCAAAAGGAAGCGCGCCCATTGAAATTCCTGACTTCACCAGAGGCAAATGGAAAACCAACAAGCGTATTTTCGGCCTGAATGACGAGTACTAA
- a CDS encoding sugar phosphate isomerase/epimerase family protein yields the protein MYVSRRDFLKKAGATAFAATAFSDLLMADPAKKLWFDISLAEWSLHKSLFKKELTNLDFPALAKKEFGISIVEYVNQFFKDKAEDKTYLNDLIQRQKDNGVTAHLIMIDGEGGLGELDAAVRNKAVENHYRWVEAAKYLGCKTIRVNAFGKGSFEEIAKSAVEGLGKLGEFAAKTGINVIVENHGGSSSNGQWLSGVMKQVNLKNVGTLPDFGNFCITRKDGGCAESYDRYQGTKELMPYAKGVSAKTYDFDEKGNCIETDYTKILKIVKDAGFKGIAGIEYEGSKLSEYEGIKATKALLERVGPTV from the coding sequence ATGTACGTTTCCCGTCGCGATTTCCTTAAAAAAGCTGGTGCTACTGCCTTCGCAGCCACCGCTTTTTCCGACCTTTTGATGGCAGATCCTGCCAAAAAACTATGGTTTGATATCTCCCTCGCAGAATGGTCTTTACACAAGTCGCTTTTCAAAAAAGAGCTGACTAACCTGGACTTCCCTGCGCTCGCTAAAAAAGAGTTTGGCATTTCAATCGTTGAGTACGTAAACCAGTTCTTCAAAGACAAAGCAGAAGACAAAACATATCTTAATGATTTGATTCAGAGACAAAAGGACAACGGCGTTACCGCTCACCTGATCATGATCGACGGTGAAGGCGGGTTGGGAGAATTGGACGCTGCGGTTCGTAACAAAGCCGTTGAAAATCACTACAGATGGGTAGAAGCTGCAAAATATCTCGGCTGCAAAACCATCCGCGTAAATGCATTCGGCAAAGGTAGTTTTGAAGAAATCGCGAAGTCCGCAGTGGAAGGACTTGGCAAACTGGGCGAATTTGCTGCAAAAACAGGCATCAATGTAATCGTTGAAAACCACGGCGGATCTTCCTCCAATGGACAGTGGTTGTCAGGTGTAATGAAGCAGGTCAATCTGAAAAATGTAGGAACATTGCCTGACTTCGGCAATTTCTGCATCACCAGAAAAGACGGCGGCTGCGCAGAATCGTATGACAGGTATCAGGGAACAAAAGAATTGATGCCATATGCAAAAGGCGTAAGCGCAAAAACGTACGATTTCGACGAAAAAGGAAACTGCATCGAAACAGACTATACAAAAATCCTGAAAATCGTAAAGGATGCAGGATTTAAGGGCATTGCAGGAATTGAGTATGAAGGAAGCAAGCTTTCGGAGTATGAAGGGATTAAGGCTACGAAAGCGTTGTTGGAGCGCGTTGGGCCTACGGTTTGA
- a CDS encoding 6-pyruvoyl trahydropterin synthase family protein — MAQKVAVFRKEHFNAAHRLHNPDWSAEKNEHVFGKCNNPNFHGHNYELIVQVTGEVDHETGYVLDMKVLSSILKEFVLDRFDHKNLNLDVEEFKSLNPSAENIAIVIHSILRSKIDSGLNLKVRLYETERNFVEYPVD; from the coding sequence ATGGCGCAAAAGGTGGCGGTGTTTCGGAAGGAACATTTCAACGCGGCTCATCGTCTTCATAATCCGGATTGGTCGGCTGAAAAGAACGAGCACGTGTTTGGCAAATGCAATAATCCCAATTTTCACGGGCACAATTATGAACTGATCGTACAAGTGACGGGGGAAGTTGATCATGAGACGGGCTATGTGCTGGATATGAAAGTATTGAGCTCCATTTTAAAGGAATTCGTACTGGATCGTTTTGACCATAAGAACCTGAATCTGGACGTTGAAGAATTCAAGTCACTAAACCCTTCCGCGGAAAATATCGCGATCGTTATACATTCAATATTAAGATCAAAAATTGATTCAGGCCTTAACCTGAAAGTCAGATTATATGAAACAGAACGGAACTTCGTCGAATATCCAGTCGACTGA
- a CDS encoding cation diffusion facilitator family transporter, translated as MQINQNKLKQRLILLSFIASILLTGLKFFAYYLTSSNAILSDALESIINVIASGFAFYSIYLSAQPKDRNHPYGHGKIEFFSAGFEGALIIIASLFIIIEAVKRIMDPAPIQNLAQGSVFIIFTIIVNTAIGYKLITEGKKVNSLALVADGRHLMTDSISSLVLIFSVGLIMLTGYVWIDSAASLLFGVFLAYNGFLLVSKSVAGLMDAVDDALLEKVVQTLKQNKKEEWIDVHNLRVQQYGSDLHIDCHLTLPYYWELQKVHETIHNFENILKASHTGETEIFVHADPCLYQCCYFCRIADCPVRQHAFIKDIDWDAASLVKNEKLYNEARIHIP; from the coding sequence ATGCAAATAAACCAAAATAAGCTTAAACAACGTCTCATACTGCTGTCTTTTATAGCCAGCATCTTGCTGACGGGTTTGAAATTCTTCGCTTATTATCTCACCTCTTCGAACGCGATCCTGAGCGACGCATTGGAATCGATCATCAATGTGATCGCAAGCGGTTTTGCGTTCTACAGCATTTATCTTTCCGCGCAACCCAAGGACAGAAACCATCCTTACGGCCATGGGAAAATAGAGTTTTTCTCTGCCGGTTTCGAAGGTGCATTAATTATCATTGCTTCACTTTTTATTATCATAGAAGCAGTCAAGCGCATTATGGACCCCGCTCCTATCCAAAATCTTGCGCAGGGTTCGGTTTTTATAATTTTTACAATTATCGTAAACACTGCCATTGGTTATAAACTGATTACCGAGGGCAAAAAGGTCAACTCGCTGGCATTGGTGGCTGATGGGCGACATTTGATGACGGATAGCATCAGCAGCCTTGTGCTGATTTTCAGCGTTGGCCTGATCATGCTGACGGGATATGTCTGGATAGACAGCGCAGCGTCCCTGTTATTCGGCGTTTTCCTGGCTTACAATGGATTTCTGCTCGTAAGCAAGTCCGTGGCCGGCCTCATGGACGCTGTGGATGATGCATTGCTGGAAAAAGTGGTGCAAACATTAAAACAAAATAAAAAGGAAGAATGGATTGACGTGCATAATCTGCGTGTGCAGCAATATGGCTCAGATCTGCACATCGATTGTCACTTGACGCTTCCCTATTATTGGGAACTTCAAAAAGTGCATGAAACAATTCATAATTTTGAGAATATACTGAAAGCCAGCCATACGGGAGAAACCGAAATATTCGTTCATGCTGACCCGTGCCTTTATCAATGCTGCTACTTTTGCCGGATAGCGGATTGCCCCGTTCGTCAGCATGCATTTATCAAAGATATTGACTGGGACGCGGCGAGTCTCGTCAAAAACGAAAAGCTGTATAACGAAGCAAGAATTCATATTCCTTAA
- the trhO gene encoding oxygen-dependent tRNA uridine(34) hydroxylase TrhO, which yields MKPFRVILYYFYAPIEDTETYRDEHHLFCVQHNLLGRIIIAPEGLNGTVSGTPEDCEAYMNYVRSDSRFKDVQFKVEEHDKVAFQKLHVRVKEEIVNSDLGVDPLVRTGKHLEPAEFKQIINDPNVVLVDMRSDYEHELGKFKGAITFDMHNLRELPDHIHEIEHLKDKKIVTYCTGGIKCEKASAYLLEQGFQDVYQLHGGIIRYGLEEGGENFDGKCYVFDNRIAVEVNKVNPTVISRCYICNEPCDRMINCANAECNTHVPVCHQCGEDMEGACSTECKAHPHKRTYDGTGYYVSNSNHYHPLQGLKSQKKNIKKMKLAQRTEPAE from the coding sequence ATGAAGCCTTTTAGGGTAATCTTATATTATTTCTATGCACCCATCGAAGACACGGAAACGTATCGCGATGAGCATCATTTGTTCTGTGTTCAGCACAATCTTTTAGGCAGGATTATCATTGCGCCGGAAGGTTTGAACGGAACAGTGTCGGGTACGCCGGAAGATTGTGAAGCATATATGAATTACGTGCGTTCCGACAGTCGGTTTAAAGATGTGCAATTCAAAGTGGAGGAGCATGACAAAGTTGCTTTTCAAAAGCTGCACGTTCGGGTTAAGGAGGAAATTGTCAATTCTGATCTGGGGGTCGACCCTCTGGTCCGCACCGGGAAGCATTTAGAACCGGCTGAATTTAAGCAGATTATTAACGATCCGAATGTTGTTCTGGTGGATATGCGCTCCGATTATGAGCACGAGTTAGGCAAATTCAAAGGTGCCATCACTTTTGACATGCACAACCTTCGCGAGCTGCCCGATCACATTCACGAGATCGAGCATTTGAAGGATAAGAAAATCGTTACTTATTGCACTGGCGGCATCAAATGCGAAAAAGCAAGTGCTTACCTGCTCGAACAGGGTTTTCAGGATGTGTACCAATTGCATGGCGGCATTATCCGTTACGGACTGGAAGAAGGCGGCGAAAATTTTGATGGGAAATGTTACGTTTTTGACAACCGCATTGCTGTCGAAGTCAATAAAGTTAACCCGACCGTTATTTCCCGTTGTTATATCTGCAATGAACCATGCGACCGCATGATCAACTGCGCCAATGCGGAATGCAACACGCACGTGCCGGTTTGTCATCAATGCGGTGAAGATATGGAAGGCGCATGTTCAACCGAATGCAAGGCGCATCCGCATAAGCGCACGTATGATGGAACGGGCTATTATGTGAGCAACAGCAACCATTACCACCCATTACAGGGCCTGAAAAGCCAGAAAAAGAACATTAAAAAAATGAAGTTGGCACAAAGGACTGAACCTGCTGAATAA
- the surE gene encoding 5'/3'-nucleotidase SurE, whose translation MKPLILVTNDDGITSKGIRTLVEVMQTLGEVIVVAPNSPQSGMGHAITIGEPLRLYSTHIFEGVVEYECSGTPADCVKLAKNYVLQDRKPDLVVSGINHGSNSSISVLYSGTMSAAIEAAIEGIPAIGFSLTDYREDADFDHAIPFIKSITEEALKTGIPNGIALNVNIPEKTDLPLKGVKVCRQAHAKWQEKFDYRVDPNGRGYLWMAGEFINFDTAKEDTDVWALDNNYISVVPCQYDLTAYEAVKQLSTWDL comes from the coding sequence ATGAAACCCCTGATTTTAGTTACAAACGACGATGGCATAACGTCCAAAGGAATCCGAACACTGGTAGAAGTAATGCAAACCCTTGGAGAAGTGATCGTTGTCGCGCCGAACAGCCCGCAATCCGGGATGGGCCACGCAATTACCATTGGCGAACCATTAAGACTTTATTCCACACATATTTTTGAAGGAGTTGTTGAATATGAATGCTCGGGAACGCCAGCTGACTGCGTTAAACTGGCTAAAAACTATGTTCTACAAGATCGGAAACCGGACCTGGTCGTGAGCGGGATCAACCACGGAAGTAACAGCTCGATCAGCGTGCTTTACTCGGGAACCATGTCGGCGGCCATTGAGGCAGCGATTGAAGGCATTCCGGCAATTGGATTTTCATTGACAGATTACCGGGAAGATGCTGATTTTGACCATGCGATCCCTTTTATTAAATCGATTACCGAAGAAGCGCTCAAAACCGGCATACCGAATGGCATCGCATTGAACGTTAACATTCCGGAGAAGACGGACCTGCCTCTGAAAGGTGTGAAAGTTTGCAGACAGGCGCATGCCAAGTGGCAGGAAAAATTCGATTACCGCGTAGACCCGAACGGAAGAGGTTACCTGTGGATGGCAGGAGAATTCATCAATTTTGACACCGCAAAAGAAGATACCGATGTCTGGGCGCTGGATAACAATTATATTTCTGTTGTCCCGTGTCAATATGATCTGACAGCGTATGAGGCGGTTAAGCAGCTTTCGACCTGGGATTTATAA
- a CDS encoding deoxynucleoside kinase: MHIAIIGNIGAGKTTLTQMLGEYFKWDVMYEAVEGNPYLADFYQDMDRWAFNLQIYFLNNRFAQVQKIRETTYSTIIQDRTIYEDAFIFARNLHESGVMTERDYQTYLLLFESIIRTVSQPDLLIYLKAGIPKLVSQIKKRGRDFEADISTDYLVALNHYYEDFVKHYDHGKIIEIDVNQMDFASNPDDFNFIVAKLNKELFYI; the protein is encoded by the coding sequence ATGCACATTGCAATCATTGGAAATATCGGCGCCGGCAAGACCACATTGACCCAGATGCTGGGCGAATATTTCAAATGGGATGTGATGTACGAAGCCGTGGAGGGAAACCCGTATCTGGCTGATTTTTACCAGGATATGGATCGCTGGGCATTTAATCTGCAAATATATTTCCTCAATAACCGCTTCGCGCAAGTCCAGAAAATACGTGAAACCACTTACTCCACGATCATTCAGGACAGAACCATTTACGAGGACGCTTTCATTTTTGCAAGAAACCTGCACGAGTCGGGTGTGATGACAGAGCGGGACTATCAAACTTATCTGTTGCTTTTCGAGTCCATTATCCGGACAGTGTCACAGCCCGACCTGCTCATTTATCTCAAAGCAGGCATTCCTAAGCTCGTTTCTCAGATTAAAAAGCGGGGAAGGGACTTTGAGGCTGACATTTCAACAGATTACCTGGTCGCCCTCAACCATTATTACGAAGATTTTGTGAAGCATTATGATCACGGGAAGATCATCGAAATTGATGTAAACCAAATGGACTTCGCTTCCAATCCCGACGATTTCAACTTCATCGTCGCTAAATTGAATAAAGAATTATTTTATATCTGA